From a region of the Teredinibacter turnerae genome:
- a CDS encoding GNAT family N-acetyltransferase — protein sequence MIIRPLAVTDAPLVHDFFVRNWHHLKPWVPQQAVSYKNASQCATSVTRLVEAAQRGSSIRFLLLNDDQSQLIASCTLSQIVHGPFQACYMGYDIDAGYEGKGLMRALCQRAIAHAFGPLKLHRIMANYMPHNNRSARLLKRLGFKVEGVAQNYLEINGRWENHVLTALTRHQNPVNRVP from the coding sequence ATGATTATTCGTCCACTGGCCGTGACTGACGCGCCGCTCGTACACGATTTTTTCGTTCGTAATTGGCACCACCTCAAACCCTGGGTTCCACAGCAGGCAGTCAGTTATAAAAACGCCAGCCAATGTGCTACCAGCGTTACGCGCTTGGTGGAGGCGGCACAGCGCGGTTCGTCCATTCGATTTTTACTGCTAAATGACGATCAATCTCAACTTATTGCATCCTGCACACTGTCACAAATCGTTCATGGCCCATTTCAGGCGTGTTACATGGGTTACGACATCGATGCGGGCTACGAGGGCAAAGGGTTAATGCGCGCTTTGTGTCAACGCGCCATCGCTCACGCCTTTGGCCCGTTGAAGTTGCATCGCATAATGGCGAATTACATGCCGCACAATAATCGGTCTGCACGCCTTTTAAAGCGGCTCGGGTTTAAAGTTGAAGGCGTCGCGCAAAATTATCTGGAAATTAACGGCCGCTGGGAAAATCATGTGTTAACCGCGCTGACCCGCCACCAAAATCCTGTAAACAGAGTCCCGTAA